In Paralichthys olivaceus isolate ysfri-2021 chromosome 1, ASM2471397v2, whole genome shotgun sequence, the following are encoded in one genomic region:
- the LOC109642659 gene encoding receptor for retinol uptake stra6-like — translation MNHSKVEFEPFEYSYYDYSDWYSNNAEPTKPPKEVILPCDPTADDTLFHICMLSISLVIMLILAILSRKNKFCQGFTRGSSSIFSPNNFLDQTQEKGLVMAVFGLLFSKLAVLVIAPDPLPFCKDTPGEIKEYMKIISIFYYPVLYYPLLVCGTLQRRTGYVFGALLSFSHFGVLVWQKFDCPKTPEIYKYYALFASLPQLACLAYMCVQFLLLFVKGPKTDEDLDSSYYTNYVKELLKKRSSAVSSSSADKPTLVERILEVPKGYIYIPEKVFRFPLKLAVSVFVALVAIYHAALLLVVLVVPTLHIVRAGIDENIAFLLLGFGIVLSDDRMEVVKIVTFYTWLLEVCYLCAMTLSCLVSLAMLMRSLVLHRSNLRGLYKGDIYSIYNSQKSLCPSKAGVVCWMGLTGYQAAIICLGMAVQTVVFFICFLFLVFLIIIPVFYGRNLIVFEIAGKAWPAWLTLLLVTLLQHVTAKFAFIKKEAGTRDLKNRDSLFLLTYLLFLVNTVLGLIVAIWRMVITALFNILHLGRVDISLLHRTSESYDPAYRYYTQFLRVEVSQSHPVMKAFCGLLLDMMVEGGRAGQKIRDAEEGIQVTTLSKATSSHRIRARWQLMYTLVNNPSLLGSRKHFQTLQPSEGVVNGTPKRGSKKEACKMAAEPVQAAKTPTNQDKTD, via the exons AGTTATTTTACCATGTGACCCCACAGCAGATGACACGCTCTTCCACATATGCATGTTGTCAATATCT CTGGTGATCATGTTGATTCTGGCGATTCTCTCcaggaaaaacaaattctgCCAAGGATTCACCAGAGGATCCTCCAGCATCTTCAG tccaaacaacTTCCTGGACCAGACTCAGGAAAAAGGCCTGGTCATGGCTGTGTTCGGGCTGCTGTTCAGTAAGCTGGCCGTGCTGGTGATCGCCCCGGACCCGCTGCCTTTCTGCAAAGATACTCCAGGGGAAATTAAAG AGTACATGAAGATCATCTCCATCTTCTACTATCCCGTCCTGTATTACCCTCTGTTGGTCTGCGGCACTCTGCAGCGCAGAACCGGTTACGTGTTCGGGGCGCTGCTCTCCTTCAGTCACTTCGGGGTCCTGGTGTGGCAGAAGTTCGACTGTCCCAAGACTCCGGAG atCTATAAGTACTACGCTCTGTTTGCCAGTCTTCCTCAGCTGGCCTGCCTCGCGTACATGTGCGTCCAGTTTCTGTTGCTTTTTGTCAAAGGACCAAAGACTGATGAG GACCTGGACAGCAGCTACTACACCAACTATGTGAAAGAGCTTCTGAAGAAAAGGTCCTCTGCTGTCAG CTCTTCATCTGCAGACAAACCAACACTTGTCGAGAGAATACTGGAGGTTCCCAAGGGTTATATTTATATACCAGAAAAAG TGTTTCGTTTTCCGTTAAAATTGGCGGTATCTGTGTTCGTGGCCCTCGTGGCGATATATCAC GCGGCGTTGTTGTTGGTCGTCCTGGTCGTCCCGACTCTCCACATCGTCCGTGCAGGCATTGATGAAAACATCGCCTTCCTGTTGTTGGGGTTTGGGATCGTTCTATCAGACGACAGGATGGAGGTCGTCAAGATCGTGACTTTCTACACGTGGTTGCTGGAAG TGTGCTACCTGTGTGCCATGACTCTGTCTTGTCTGGTCAGTCTGGCCATGCTCATGAGGTCTTTGGTTCTCCACAG GTCAAACCTGAGGGGACTGTATAAAGGAGACATTTACAGCATCTATAACAGCCAGAAGAGCCTCTGTCCATCCAAAGCTGGGGTCGTGTGTTGGATGGGTCTGACGGGATACCAGGCTGCAATCATCTGCCTCG GAATGGCCGTCCAGACTGTCGTGTTTTTCATCTGCTTCCTGTTCCTGGTGTTTCTGATCATCATCCCTGTTTTTTATGGACGTAACCTCATCGTCTTTGAAATCGCAGGAAAGGCGTG GCCGGCCTGGCTCACACTCCTGCTGGTCACACTCCTTCAACATGTGACTGCTAAGTTtgctttcattaaaaaagaagctggaacaagaGACTTGAAAAACAG AGACAGCCTGTTCCTCCTGACCTACCTGCTCTTCCTGGTCAACACCGTGCTGGGGCTGATAGTCGCCATCTGGAGGATGGTGATAACGGCTTTGTTCAACATCCTCCATCTTGGTCGTGTCGACATCAGTCTGCTGCACCGCACGTCAGAGTCCTACGACCCAG CCTACCGATACTACACCCAGTTCCTGAGGGTGGAAGTCAGCCAGTCTCACCCGGTGATGAAGGCTTTCTGTGGGCTGCTGCTGGACATGATGGTGGAGGGAGGCCGAGCTGGACAGAAAATACGAGATGCAGAGGAAG GGATTCAGGTGACCACACTGAGCAAGGCGACCAGCAGCCATAGGATTCGTGCTCGCTGGCAGCTGATGTACACGCTGGTCAACAACCCGTCGCTGCTGGGCTCCAGGAAGCACTTCCAGACGCTGCAGCCCTCGGAGGGCGTCGTCAACGGCACGCCCAAGAGAGGCAGCAAGAAGGAGGCCTGCAAGATGGCTGCCGAGCCCGTCCAGGCCGCCAAGACCCCGACGAATCAAGATAAAACGGATTGA
- the LOC109642658 gene encoding immunoglobulin superfamily containing leucine-rich repeat protein 2-like, whose protein sequence is MAAADVLCLTLWIATVFTAGLGCPEFCGCSDKHGRHVAECSYKEITEVPRGFPSNVTTMSLSANKISLIPLGSFDNVTQVTSLWMANNQIVSIEQGTLAPLVHLRYFDISHNKIVDFPWEDLQNLTGLHLLKMNHNEMTHLPMNAFSNLRDLRSIRLNNNRFTTIAEGTFDGLVSLSHLQIYNNPFSCTCSLDWLRAWISTTTISVPEQNWIVCESPEKLKGEVIGKFPESKCTSPNVTIQTNIHNSTVEEGRTLVLTCEFKGNPKPLVLWNIRSRSQRQEVALSFTEDDSAESNEDFALSHHRFKIFNNGTLIIPHLKREDAGSYSCSATNEVGRADDSVSIMVAASPQRTHIPQRTTQTRPTTEKISVSDSVRLLKVRTEDTTSVLPTVSPTVEMNSQSYEEETKDPSRASKCGLTANTRYISSHVVNGSLDDIKHYTFDFGVIALGVSETEATVRLNPLLIPREKSSNRAVPTSGSLHTDRVEDHDLSDVSEKVHTNGLYLCISADRKHSAVQWSRIKEGVSTYQFSGLRPGTNYSLCLTYRGDDCEVQVLFTTRRRVPNLLIIVSVSICLLTVSTVPLLGATCFHLVYKYRSKTYKLILKAKDQYHMERNLTANFNIRAPHTDSQRKINGSQLDEEEGESLDGEREADTEESVVTESLTLSQCRGNLDDCEVGSEFSDKLPLGAEAVNITSNYKYPNQ, encoded by the coding sequence ATGGCAGCTGCAGACGTCCTCTGCCTCACGTTGTGGATCGCCACAGTCTTCACCGCTGGACTCGGCTGCCCTGAGTTCTGTGGCTGCTCCGACAAACACGGCCGCCATGTTGCTGAATGCTCCTACAAAGAAATCACAGAAGTCCCACGTGGTTTTCCGTCCAACGTAACAACCATGAGTCTCTCCGCTAATAAGATCAGTCTGATACCACTTGGGAGTTTTGACAATGTGACCCAGGTGACGTCGCTGTGGATGGCCAACAACCAGATCGTCTCCATCGAACAAGGGACCCTCGCACCTTTGGTTCATCTGCGTTACTTTGACATCAGCCACAATAAAATTGTAGATTTTCCCTGGGAGGATCTGCAGAACCTCACCGGCCTGCATCTGCTGAAGATGAACCACAATGAGATGACCCACCTGCCGATGAACGCCTTCTCCAACCTAAGGGACCTGAGGTCCATCCGACtcaacaacaacagattcacaACCATCGCAGAGGGGACATTTGACGGTTTGGTGTCTTTGTCCCATTTGCAGATTTATAACAATCCGTTTTCATGcacctgttcccttgactgGCTCCGAGCCTGGATTTCAACGACCACCATCTCAGTCCCGGAGCAGAATTGGATTGTTTGTGAAAGTCCAGAGAAACTCAAAGGGGAAGTGATCGGAAAGTTCCCAGAGTCAAAGTGCACGAGCCCAAAtgtcacaatacaaacaaatattcatAACTCGACTGTGGAGGAGGGGAGAACATTGGTCCTGACTTGTGAATTCAAAGGAAACCCAAAGCCACTTGTCCTGTGGAATATTCGCAGCAGAAGCCAGAGGCAGGAGGTGGCTTTGTCGTTCACCGAGGACGACTCTGCAGAATCAAACGAGGACTTTGCACTGTCCCATCATCGCTTCAAAATCTTTAACAACGGGACTCTAATCATCCCACACCTCAAGAGAGAAGACGCCGGTAGCTACAGCTGCTCGGCCACAAACGAGGTTGGCAGAGCTGATGATTCGGTGTCAATAATGGTGGCGGCTTCACCACAACGAACACACATACCACAGAGGACCACCCAAACCCGCccaacaacagagaaaatatcTGTTTCTGACTCTGTGCGTCTGCTGAAAGTAAGGACAGAAGACACCACGAGCGTCTTGCCAACTGTCTCGCCCACTGTAGAGATGAATTCTCAGTCTTAcgaagaggaaacaaaagatCCGTCACGTGCCAGTAAATGTGGCCTGACGGCAAATACCAGGTACATTTCTAGCCACGTCGTCAACGGCAGCCTGGATGACATCAAACACTACACATTTGATTTTGGCGTCATTGCGTTAGGGGTGTCAGAGACGGAGGCAACAGTGCGACTCAACCCACTTCTCATACCCAGAGAGAAGAGCAGCAACCGGGCTGTTCCCACATCTGGGAGCCTCCACACGGACAGGGTAGAAGATCATGACCTTTCAGATGTCTCAGAAAAAGTCCACACCAATGGCTTGTACCTGTGCATCTCTGCCGATCGCAAACACTCGGCCGTGCAGTGGTCGAGAATCAAAGAAGGCGTGAGCACATATCAGTTCAGCGGTTTACGCCCCGGCACCAACTACTCCCTGTGTCTGACCTACAGAGGAGACGACTGTGAGGTGCAGGTGCTGTTCACCACCAGGAGGAGGGTCCCCAACCTGCTCATCATCGTCTCCGTCAGCATCTGCCTCCTCACCGTGTCGACCGTGCCTCTGCTCGGCGCCACCTGCTTCCACCTGGTGTACAAATACCGCAGCAAGACGTACAAGCTGATCCTAAAGGCCAAAGACCAGTACCACATGGAGAGGAACCTCACCGCCAACTTCAACATCCGAGCGCCGCACACCGACTCCCAGAGGAAGATTAACGGCAGCCAGCtggacgaggaggagggggagagcttggacggagagagagaagcagatacGGAGGAAAGTGTGGTGACCGAGTCACTCACTTTGTCCCAGTGCCGAGGAAATTTAGACGACTGTGAGGTCGGATCTGAGTTCAGTGATAAGTTACCTCTGGGAGCTGAAGCTGTGAATATTACGAGCAACTACAAATATCCAAATCAGTAA